One Candidatus Sulfurimonas baltica DNA segment encodes these proteins:
- the nth gene encoding endonuclease III, with amino-acid sequence MKKATKKEITEIHQLFIDRYSDAVTELEYKNAYELVVAVALSAQCTDKRVNLITPELFLKYPDPLSLANAKLDDVKALINSCSFFNNKAKNILLMAKRVVEIYNGEIPMDEKELITLAGVGQKTANVVMIEYTGANLMAVDTHVFRVSHRLGLSDDKTAIKTEATLVKKFKNNLHALHQGMVLFGRYICKAKNPSCEECFLTQYCKTKESFKV; translated from the coding sequence ATAAAAAAAGCAACAAAAAAAGAAATTACAGAGATTCATCAGCTATTTATTGATAGATACAGTGACGCAGTAACCGAGCTTGAATACAAAAATGCCTATGAATTAGTTGTTGCTGTTGCGCTATCTGCTCAGTGTACCGACAAACGAGTAAACCTTATAACTCCTGAACTGTTTTTAAAATATCCAGACCCGTTATCTTTGGCGAATGCAAAACTAGATGATGTAAAAGCACTTATAAATAGCTGCTCATTTTTTAATAATAAAGCGAAAAATATATTACTGATGGCAAAAAGAGTTGTTGAAATATATAATGGTGAAATACCGATGGATGAAAAAGAGTTAATAACACTTGCTGGTGTCGGTCAAAAAACTGCAAATGTTGTCATGATAGAGTACACGGGGGCAAACCTTATGGCAGTTGACACTCATGTATTTCGAGTTTCGCACCGTCTTGGTCTAAGTGATGACAAAACTGCTATAAAAACAGAAGCCACTTTAGTTAAAAAGTTTAAAAATAATCTCCATGCGCTTCATCAGGGGATGGTGCTGTTTGGTCGCTATATTTGTAAAGCAAAAAACCCTTCTTGCGAAGAGTGTTTTTTAACTCAGTATTGTAAAACTAAAGAGAGTTTCAAGGTTTAG
- a CDS encoding flagellar assembly protein A → MIYLHNKKIKTKNISNSIGKFAAEHLLKTSEYDFNINQVDTYIKTIADDDFLLYKDDPKNYYNDKNKLINEHVQFQQFYIITIKAPIKCVLSLDYTIKYTDNNTSAYIILNPDSHIPYKTYKPKEIYLLLLKELNKIKAQNKILVNIFDNQMKDKLKAFTKHLYQGKFSKKIKIPLFDGIEPEISRNSKLIMHFLKKQNNHQVAEVNEGEVLVEFIKPIFGKNGLNAFGEIITNNYSNNKDDLEADIDSDTIEIIEDEKTKIYKSKIKGYVQFNKKELYIDNKLKISKLSRVQNALAKDEDNNIEVTVSQNDTSIDSIGEGVRLTSESIHINGHIGAKSVLEAVNLKIDGATHTESIQKAKFADINRHKGKLRCHKAKIKLLEGGVIHATHVEVEASLGGTIYAEDVIIGHVKNNLKVYASNSITIRLVSGEDNLFKINYRDIPTLNSKLNFLDKEIEDLKYTLDGALKHTQSQVPILKDKIKKLQNQKYKIVNSAKSAKITITEPLKGLNTITFTLNDKDELTYKTDARLYKPFYIEESEDYIILHPTNKKIPTES, encoded by the coding sequence GTGATTTACTTGCATAATAAAAAAATAAAGACCAAAAATATCAGTAACTCCATAGGCAAGTTTGCCGCAGAACATTTACTGAAAACATCAGAATATGATTTCAATATAAACCAGGTTGACACTTACATAAAAACAATTGCTGATGATGACTTTTTGCTTTACAAAGATGATCCTAAAAATTACTATAATGATAAAAATAAATTAATCAATGAACATGTACAGTTTCAGCAATTTTATATCATAACAATAAAAGCACCGATAAAGTGTGTACTTAGCCTTGACTACACCATCAAATATACGGACAACAACACGAGCGCTTATATAATTTTAAATCCCGACTCTCACATACCTTACAAAACATACAAACCCAAAGAGATATATTTGCTTCTATTAAAAGAGCTAAATAAAATAAAAGCTCAAAATAAAATTTTAGTAAATATTTTTGACAATCAGATGAAAGATAAATTAAAAGCTTTTACTAAACACCTATATCAGGGTAAGTTTAGTAAAAAAATCAAGATTCCTCTTTTTGATGGTATTGAGCCGGAGATTAGCAGAAATAGCAAACTTATAATGCACTTTTTAAAAAAACAAAATAATCATCAAGTTGCAGAAGTTAATGAAGGAGAGGTGCTAGTTGAGTTTATAAAACCGATTTTTGGAAAAAATGGCCTTAATGCTTTTGGTGAGATTATCACAAATAATTATTCAAATAATAAAGATGATTTAGAAGCGGATATTGACAGCGATACAATAGAGATAATAGAAGATGAAAAAACAAAAATCTACAAAAGCAAAATCAAAGGATATGTACAGTTCAATAAAAAAGAGTTGTATATTGACAATAAATTAAAGATTAGCAAGCTTTCACGTGTTCAAAATGCTTTGGCAAAAGATGAAGACAATAATATAGAAGTGACAGTATCTCAAAATGACACATCCATAGATAGTATTGGTGAGGGTGTTAGATTGACATCAGAGAGTATCCACATAAATGGGCACATCGGTGCTAAAAGCGTACTTGAAGCTGTTAACCTAAAAATTGACGGAGCAACGCATACTGAGTCTATTCAAAAAGCAAAATTTGCTGATATAAACAGACACAAAGGAAAACTGAGGTGTCATAAAGCAAAAATAAAACTATTAGAAGGTGGAGTGATTCACGCAACACATGTAGAGGTAGAGGCATCTCTAGGCGGCACTATATATGCCGAAGATGTAATAATAGGACATGTTAAAAACAATCTGAAAGTTTATGCTTCAAATTCAATCACCATAAGACTTGTCAGTGGTGAAGATAATCTTTTTAAGATTAATTATAGAGACATCCCAACTTTGAATAGTAAACTTAACTTTTTAGATAAGGAGATAGAGGATCTTAAGTATACGCTTGATGGAGCATTAAAGCATACTCAATCTCAAGTTCCAATTCTTAAAGATAAGATAAAAAAACTACAAAATCAAAAATACAAAATAGTAAACAGTGCAAAAAGTGCAAAAATAACTATTACAGAGCCACTAAAAGGGCTAAACACAATAACATTCACTCTAAATGATAAAGATGAACTTACATATAAAACTGATGCTAGATTGTATAAGCCTTTTTACATAGAAGAATCAGAAGATTATATTATCCTCCACCCCACAAATAAAAAAATCCCTACAGAATCTTAA
- a CDS encoding inorganic phosphate transporter, translating into MEIQTIKKLEQEALKKSGTDFTRLGFALFFMIGVLTFSLLSNGGISNNMFLAVAALIGAYMAMNIGANDVANNVGPAVGSKALTMTTAIIIAAIFEASGAMIAGGEVVETIKKGIIDIAAFGGHADTFIWAMMAALLAAALWLNFATMMRAPVSTTHSIVGGVMGAGIAAAGFSIVNWATMGKIAASWVISPILGGAIAALFLYSIKKSIVFQEDKVAAAKKWVPLFVAIMSWAFVTYLTLKGLKKIWPHVVEVLNMIPLVSMEMTKKPTLMTALTLGFIISVIVYALVKNRINSKTTTLENSRASVNTMFTIPLIFSAALLSFAHGANDVANAVGPLAAIHDAIVSGGVSSKAAIPLWVMGVGAIGIAIGLALYGPKLIKTVGSEITELDQIRAFSIAMAASITVIIASQLGLPVSSTHIAIGGVFGVGFLREWLHVTDDKGNTVEEDQLIIKDEQENKEAYSAELKTLEEKSNKEKEDYTRIVELYKLIANEKRIIKSTKKNIKKSKKVEYVRRDAIKKIVAAWVITVPAAAVLSGILFFMIKGIMS; encoded by the coding sequence ATGGAAATACAGACTATTAAGAAACTTGAACAAGAGGCACTTAAGAAGAGCGGAACTGATTTTACAAGATTAGGATTTGCACTATTTTTCATGATAGGTGTTTTAACATTTAGTTTACTAAGCAATGGTGGAATATCTAACAATATGTTCTTGGCTGTAGCTGCACTTATTGGTGCTTATATGGCCATGAATATCGGCGCTAATGATGTAGCAAACAATGTAGGTCCGGCGGTTGGCTCCAAAGCACTAACAATGACTACTGCAATAATAATTGCTGCTATTTTTGAAGCATCTGGAGCAATGATAGCAGGCGGTGAAGTTGTAGAGACTATCAAAAAAGGGATTATTGATATTGCGGCTTTTGGAGGACATGCTGATACTTTTATATGGGCGATGATGGCTGCTCTTTTAGCAGCAGCGCTATGGCTTAATTTTGCTACTATGATGCGTGCTCCGGTTTCAACAACTCACTCTATTGTTGGTGGTGTTATGGGTGCAGGTATTGCTGCCGCCGGATTTAGCATTGTTAATTGGGCTACAATGGGTAAAATTGCTGCATCTTGGGTTATCTCTCCAATTCTAGGGGGTGCTATTGCAGCTCTGTTTTTGTATTCTATAAAGAAATCTATTGTTTTTCAAGAGGACAAGGTAGCTGCAGCAAAAAAATGGGTACCTCTATTTGTTGCAATTATGTCATGGGCCTTTGTAACCTATTTAACACTAAAAGGACTTAAAAAAATATGGCCTCATGTTGTTGAAGTTTTAAATATGATTCCCCTGGTATCAATGGAGATGACAAAAAAACCAACTCTTATGACAGCGCTGACCCTAGGATTTATAATATCTGTGATTGTTTATGCTCTTGTAAAAAATAGAATAAATTCAAAAACTACTACTCTTGAGAACAGTCGAGCATCAGTAAATACTATGTTCACTATTCCTCTTATATTTTCAGCAGCTCTTCTTAGCTTTGCTCATGGTGCTAATGATGTAGCAAATGCGGTAGGGCCATTAGCAGCTATACATGATGCTATAGTGAGCGGTGGTGTTTCCTCCAAGGCTGCTATTCCATTATGGGTAATGGGAGTAGGAGCAATAGGTATAGCTATAGGACTTGCACTGTATGGCCCTAAGCTTATAAAAACTGTCGGTAGCGAAATTACTGAACTTGACCAAATCAGAGCATTTTCTATAGCTATGGCAGCATCGATAACTGTTATTATTGCATCACAACTTGGTCTTCCAGTTAGTTCTACACATATTGCAATTGGTGGTGTATTTGGAGTCGGTTTTTTAAGAGAGTGGCTACATGTAACAGATGATAAAGGGAATACGGTCGAAGAGGACCAACTAATAATAAAAGATGAGCAGGAGAATAAAGAAGCATATAGTGCAGAGCTTAAAACTTTAGAGGAAAAAAGCAACAAAGAAAAAGAAGATTACACTAGGATAGTGGAGCTGTATAAACTAATTGCTAACGAAAAAAGAATAATTAAATCTACTAAGAAAAATATTAAAAAATCTAAAAAAGTTGAGTATGTTAGAAGAGATGCTATAAAGAAAATTGTTGCTGCTTGGGTTATAACTGTCCCAGCGGCAGCAGTTCTTTCAGGAATACTATTTTTTATGATAAAAGGCATAATGTCATAA
- the fbaA gene encoding class II fructose-bisphosphate aldolase, translating to MGILDIVKPGVLFGDDVQKVYQHAKDAGFAIPAVNVVGTDSINAILESAAKVNSPVIIQFSNGGASFYAGKGLSNENEKAAIAGAISGAMHVHMMAEAYGVAVILHTDHAAKKLLPWIDALLSASEDYFKTHGKPLFSSHMLDLSEESLEENISTCKAYLSRMSKIGMSIEIELGCTGGEEDGVDNSSIDNALLYTQPEDVAYAYAELKEISPNFTIAASFGNVHGVYKPGNVQLTPKILDNSQKYIQEKFKTGEKPVNFVFHGGSGSEPSEIEEAIGYGVIKMNIDTDTQWATWIGVKDYYEKNKDYLQGQIGNPQGEDKPNKNYYDPRKWLRAGQTTLISRVEEAYSNLNAKNRN from the coding sequence ATGGGTATTTTAGATATTGTGAAACCAGGTGTATTATTTGGTGATGATGTGCAAAAAGTTTATCAACATGCAAAGGATGCGGGGTTTGCTATTCCAGCAGTAAATGTTGTAGGTACCGACTCCATAAATGCGATACTAGAGTCTGCTGCAAAAGTTAATTCTCCTGTAATTATTCAGTTTAGTAATGGCGGTGCATCATTTTATGCTGGTAAGGGTTTAAGTAATGAAAATGAAAAAGCAGCGATAGCAGGTGCAATTTCTGGTGCCATGCATGTTCACATGATGGCAGAGGCTTACGGTGTTGCGGTAATTCTTCATACTGACCACGCTGCAAAAAAGTTGCTTCCATGGATAGATGCATTGCTTAGCGCAAGCGAAGATTACTTTAAAACTCATGGAAAACCTCTTTTCTCATCTCACATGTTAGACCTCTCTGAAGAATCGTTGGAAGAGAATATATCTACATGTAAAGCTTACTTGTCACGCATGAGTAAAATAGGAATGAGCATCGAGATTGAGCTAGGTTGTACAGGCGGAGAAGAAGATGGTGTTGACAACAGCAGTATCGACAATGCTCTTTTATACACTCAGCCAGAAGACGTTGCCTATGCATATGCAGAGTTAAAAGAAATCTCACCAAACTTTACAATTGCTGCATCATTTGGAAATGTTCATGGTGTTTATAAGCCTGGTAATGTGCAATTGACTCCAAAAATTTTAGACAACTCCCAAAAATATATTCAAGAAAAATTCAAAACAGGTGAAAAGCCTGTAAACTTTGTATTTCATGGCGGTTCTGGTTCAGAGCCTAGCGAAATTGAAGAGGCTATCGGTTATGGTGTTATTAAAATGAACATAGATACAGATACTCAGTGGGCTACTTGGATTGGTGTAAAAGATTATTATGAGAAGAATAAAGATTACCTACAAGGTCAAATTGGAAATCCACAAGGTGAAGATAAACCAAATAAAAATTATTACGATCCAAGAAAATGGCTAAGAGCAGGGCAAACTACGCTTATTTCCAGAGTAGAAGAGGCATACTCAAACTTAAATGCAAAAAATAGAAACTAA
- a CDS encoding HU family DNA-binding protein produces the protein MNKAQFVELVQTSGGYKTKVEAEAAIKAFTEAVTAALVKKEDVSLVGFGNFSANLQKGKSGKVPGTDKTYTTQDKMVPKFKAGKGLKDRIAAGK, from the coding sequence ATGAATAAAGCTCAATTCGTTGAACTAGTACAAACAAGTGGTGGATATAAAACTAAAGTTGAAGCAGAAGCAGCTATAAAAGCATTTACAGAGGCGGTTACGGCAGCTTTAGTAAAAAAAGAAGATGTTTCTTTAGTGGGATTTGGTAATTTTTCAGCAAATCTTCAAAAAGGTAAAAGTGGAAAAGTACCTGGTACTGATAAAACTTATACTACACAAGATAAAATGGTTCCTAAATTCAAAGCTGGTAAAGGTCTTAAAGACCGTATTGCAGCTGGCAAATAA
- the cmoA gene encoding carboxy-S-adenosyl-L-methionine synthase CmoA, which produces MNDKVFTKPIKKQFEFDEEVAAVFDDMLNRSVPYYRESQKITEFFSLKHLEDGSIMYDLGSSTASLLINISKQLKCKATLVGLDNSEAMLEQARKKCLALGANVELENADILEYDYKKADVIVSNYTLQFIRPLVREELVKKIADSLKKEKVFIFSEKVISHHSKLNKDLIECYYDFKKEQGYSEYEIMQKREALENVLVPYSEEENIKMAKNCGFSHCEVVFRWANFATFIAIK; this is translated from the coding sequence ATGAATGATAAAGTATTTACAAAACCAATAAAAAAACAATTTGAGTTTGATGAAGAAGTTGCAGCAGTTTTTGATGACATGTTAAACAGAAGTGTCCCTTATTATAGAGAGTCACAAAAAATTACTGAGTTCTTCTCCCTAAAGCACTTAGAAGATGGCTCTATTATGTATGATTTAGGTTCATCAACAGCATCTCTGCTTATAAATATAAGTAAACAACTAAAATGCAAAGCTACTTTAGTTGGACTTGATAATTCAGAAGCCATGCTAGAACAAGCAAGGAAAAAGTGCTTGGCACTTGGTGCTAATGTTGAGCTTGAAAATGCTGATATATTAGAATATGATTATAAAAAGGCTGATGTAATCGTTAGTAATTATACTCTTCAGTTTATCCGTCCGCTTGTTCGTGAGGAGCTCGTAAAGAAGATAGCAGACTCACTAAAAAAAGAGAAAGTTTTTATATTTAGTGAAAAGGTGATAAGTCACCATTCAAAACTCAATAAAGATTTGATAGAGTGTTATTACGACTTTAAAAAAGAGCAGGGCTACTCGGAGTATGAGATAATGCAAAAACGAGAAGCACTAGAGAACGTCTTAGTCCCATATAGTGAAGAAGAGAATATTAAAATGGCTAAAAATTGTGGGTTTTCTCATTGTGAAGTAGTATTTAGATGGGCAAATTTCGCAACATTTATAGCAATAAAGTAA
- a CDS encoding XRE family transcriptional regulator, with protein sequence MQINDLFNILHNSIESQNNGKKISLKDMALSLGISMRTYQDWKLGRAKPQAASAVIRMLGRLEDAEIIRAVRKINRLED encoded by the coding sequence ATGCAAATTAATGATCTATTTAATATTCTTCATAACTCCATAGAATCCCAAAATAATGGAAAGAAAATATCTCTTAAAGATATGGCCCTTTCATTAGGCATTTCTATGCGTACATATCAAGACTGGAAACTTGGTCGTGCGAAACCGCAGGCTGCTTCTGCTGTAATAAGAATGCTTGGAAGATTAGAAGATGCTGAGATTATAAGAGCTGTAAGAAAAATAAATAGGCTTGAGGATTAA
- a CDS encoding peptidylprolyl isomerase, protein MKITTKLVVSLALLSTIVTAQTLATVNDTAITQEDVDRELMQATQGRFNQVPVDKQAEFRKQVLEQLVAKELIYDDAKKTGVLKSKDFKDRYEEVVASIKKEIAIQVWQKREVDKIKISDKDLKSYYDKNKEEFNEKESAHARHILVETEDTAKSIAKELKGLKGVALRNKFMDLAKAKSTGPSGPKGGDLGYFAPGQMVPAFSDKVFSMEVETVSAPVKTQFGYHLIYLEDRKDKQTKSFEEVKEEISQRLKMEQAKAVMIEKMKVLEKKATIK, encoded by the coding sequence ATGAAAATAACAACTAAATTGGTAGTGTCTTTGGCACTTCTATCGACAATTGTGACAGCACAAACACTAGCAACGGTTAATGATACCGCGATTACTCAAGAAGATGTTGACAGAGAGTTAATGCAAGCAACACAGGGTAGATTCAATCAAGTTCCGGTTGACAAGCAAGCAGAGTTTAGAAAGCAAGTTTTAGAGCAGCTGGTTGCAAAAGAGTTAATATATGACGACGCAAAAAAGACAGGCGTCTTAAAGTCAAAAGATTTTAAAGATAGATATGAAGAGGTAGTAGCTAGTATTAAAAAAGAGATTGCAATTCAAGTTTGGCAAAAAAGAGAAGTAGATAAGATAAAAATTTCAGACAAAGATCTTAAAAGCTATTACGATAAAAATAAAGAAGAGTTTAACGAAAAAGAGAGCGCTCACGCTCGCCATATTTTAGTTGAAACAGAAGATACAGCTAAAAGCATTGCTAAAGAGTTAAAAGGTTTAAAAGGTGTTGCTTTAAGAAATAAATTTATGGATTTAGCAAAAGCAAAATCAACAGGACCAAGTGGACCAAAAGGTGGGGACTTAGGATATTTTGCTCCAGGACAGATGGTACCGGCTTTTAGTGATAAAGTATTTAGCATGGAAGTTGAAACGGTATCTGCTCCGGTTAAAACACAGTTTGGATATCACCTGATTTACCTTGAAGACAGAAAAGATAAACAAACAAAATCATTTGAAGAAGTTAAAGAAGAAATTTCTCAAAGATTAAAAATGGAACAAGCTAAAGCTGTAATGATAGAAAAAATGAAAGTTTTAGAGAAGAAAGCAACAATTAAATAA
- a CDS encoding redoxin domain-containing protein produces MKEKIIKYIKEILVFIVIITIFANLLSLYRSVDLNKQPLSIKTVTLLNNIDYILKDDRPILVHFWATWCPVCKAEASNIQTISDNFQVITIALKSGSDSEIQEYLSVNNLNYKVINDSSGLVTADFDVSIFPTTIIYDKNRKVLFSDVGYTSTFGLWMRMWWATYFNS; encoded by the coding sequence ATGAAAGAAAAAATAATTAAATATATAAAAGAGATTCTAGTATTTATTGTAATTATAACTATATTTGCTAATCTTCTTAGCCTGTACAGAAGTGTAGATTTAAATAAACAGCCTTTATCAATTAAAACAGTGACACTTTTAAATAACATAGATTATATACTAAAAGATGATAGACCTATATTAGTTCATTTTTGGGCCACCTGGTGCCCTGTATGTAAGGCAGAAGCAAGCAATATTCAAACAATATCTGATAATTTTCAGGTTATAACTATCGCGCTTAAATCAGGTAGTGACAGTGAAATACAAGAGTATTTATCTGTCAATAATTTAAATTATAAAGTTATTAATGACAGCAGTGGTTTAGTTACTGCTGATTTTGATGTTTCGATATTTCCAACAACTATTATATATGATAAGAATAGAAAAGTTCTATTTAGTGATGTTGGATATACAAGTACTTTTGGATTGTGGATGAGAATGTGGTGGGCTACTTACTTTAATTCATAA
- a CDS encoding 1-aminocyclopropane-1-carboxylate deaminase has protein sequence MIKKSPISKLTLESRTFYVKRDDLIDPYLAGNKYRKLYTLLKTPSHKFNKIISYGGTQSNAMLAIAAMCAEKDWEFVYYTKPIGETQKSENHGNFFIAKNLGMLHVEVDYEFYKDFIASIRMNLDDKTYIVDQGGATEEARAGLEVLAQEIREHDLHVKSLATPSGTGTTALFLALSLPEYKVYTTPCVGDVTYLKEQMSAFHAIPENLIFLEPEKKYHFAKPYPEFLHVQKKLLEAGIEFDLLYAPGMWKCLLEQTDEEIMYIHSGGVTGNESMLQRYKQKGIYPF, from the coding sequence ATGATTAAAAAATCTCCTATCTCTAAATTAACTTTAGAGAGTAGGACATTTTATGTAAAACGAGACGATTTAATAGATCCATATCTAGCTGGTAATAAATATCGTAAACTATATACACTTTTAAAAACTCCTTCTCATAAATTTAATAAAATAATTTCTTATGGTGGAACTCAATCGAATGCAATGCTTGCTATTGCCGCAATGTGCGCAGAGAAAGATTGGGAGTTTGTCTACTATACAAAGCCGATAGGTGAAACCCAAAAAAGTGAAAACCATGGTAATTTTTTTATAGCAAAAAATCTAGGAATGTTACATGTAGAGGTTGATTATGAATTTTATAAAGATTTTATAGCCTCTATAAGAATGAATTTGGATGATAAAACATATATTGTCGACCAAGGCGGTGCTACTGAAGAAGCCAGAGCTGGATTGGAAGTATTGGCGCAAGAGATAAGAGAACACGATTTACATGTTAAATCTCTTGCTACCCCATCAGGCACAGGAACAACAGCTTTGTTTTTAGCTTTATCTCTACCTGAGTACAAAGTTTATACTACTCCTTGTGTAGGAGATGTAACTTACCTAAAAGAGCAGATGAGTGCATTCCACGCTATCCCCGAGAACTTAATATTTTTAGAACCTGAAAAAAAATACCACTTTGCAAAGCCATACCCAGAGTTTCTACATGTACAGAAAAAACTTTTAGAAGCAGGAATTGAGTTTGATTTGCTCTATGCTCCTGGAATGTGGAAATGTTTGCTGGAGCAAACGGATGAAGAGATTATGTATATTCATAGTGGCGGAGTTACAGGAAACGAGAGTATGTTACAGAGGTACAAGCAAAAAGGGATTTATCCCTTTTGA
- a CDS encoding peptidylprolyl isomerase produces MKNIILTLLLVLSVNLFAETKNPFVVLETTQGVIEMELFPEIAPLAVENFTTHVKNGYYNGIIFHRIIKNFMIQGGDPTGTGRGGNSIWGEAFEDEFKSEVFSRSGVVAMANSGPHTNGSQFFITTAPTPWLNGKHTIFGRVTTPSLATVEKLENVPTSGRSRGDRPIENQVIIKAYIKK; encoded by the coding sequence ATGAAAAACATTATACTTACACTGCTGCTGGTATTATCTGTAAATCTTTTTGCGGAAACTAAAAACCCTTTTGTAGTTTTAGAAACAACACAAGGGGTAATTGAGATGGAGTTATTCCCAGAAATAGCACCATTAGCTGTTGAAAACTTCACTACACATGTAAAGAATGGCTACTATAATGGAATTATATTTCACCGTATAATTAAAAACTTCATGATTCAGGGTGGAGATCCAACAGGAACAGGTCGAGGTGGCAATAGCATCTGGGGAGAAGCTTTTGAAGATGAGTTCAAAAGTGAAGTTTTTTCCCGTTCCGGAGTAGTTGCTATGGCAAACTCTGGACCTCATACAAATGGAAGTCAGTTTTTTATAACAACAGCTCCGACACCTTGGTTAAATGGAAAACATACTATTTTTGGCAGAGTAACGACACCATCCCTAGCAACGGTAGAAAAGCTTGAAAATGTTCCTACATCCGGTCGCTCCAGAGGAGATAGACCAATTGAAAATCAAGTTATAATCAAAGCATATATTAAAAAATAA
- a CDS encoding nitroreductase, translating into MSTILEAIKNRSSKRAYLPKEISKDIQEKILNAAAMTPSGANMQPWITYAISNKDVLKSIGDAIISKMQSGVEKDQFIQYYPVNWVAPYKKRRVETGSGLYKLMEVDRKDIDTRTKMWHDNFRWFGAQTVFFVFTDKANIDGSQGALLDCGAYMQSIMLAAQEYGVDSCPQGSTTEFGKVVAQVLDIPDNLALLYSVVLGYEDKDAKINSYQPKRVELKENVIFI; encoded by the coding sequence ATGTCAACAATTTTAGAGGCTATCAAGAACCGCTCATCAAAAAGAGCCTATCTTCCTAAGGAAATCTCAAAAGATATTCAAGAAAAAATCTTAAATGCAGCAGCGATGACACCAAGTGGGGCAAATATGCAACCTTGGATTACTTATGCTATTAGCAACAAAGATGTACTTAAGAGTATAGGTGATGCTATCATTTCAAAAATGCAAAGTGGTGTTGAAAAAGATCAATTTATTCAGTATTATCCTGTAAATTGGGTAGCTCCATATAAAAAAAGACGAGTAGAAACTGGATCCGGACTATATAAGCTTATGGAAGTTGATAGAAAAGATATCGATACTCGCACAAAAATGTGGCATGATAATTTTAGATGGTTTGGTGCTCAAACTGTTTTTTTTGTATTTACAGATAAAGCTAATATTGATGGTTCACAGGGTGCCCTGCTTGATTGTGGAGCATACATGCAGAGCATTATGCTGGCTGCTCAGGAGTATGGAGTAGATAGTTGCCCTCAGGGCTCTACAACAGAGTTTGGAAAGGTTGTTGCTCAAGTTTTAGATATTCCAGACAACCTGGCACTTCTTTACAGCGTTGTTTTGGGCTATGAAGATAAAGATGCAAAAATAAACTCTTACCAACCAAAGAGAGTTGAGCTTAAAGAGAATGTGATTTTTATATAG